The Lysobacter gummosus genome includes a region encoding these proteins:
- a CDS encoding YnfA family protein, which produces MLKTFLLFLVTAVAEIVGCYLPYLWLRKGGSAWLLLPAALSLAAFAWLLSLHPTASGRVYAAYGGVYIAVAIFWLWWVDSIKPTRWDLFGAGLCLAGMAVIMFSPRPG; this is translated from the coding sequence ATGCTCAAGACCTTCCTGCTGTTCCTCGTCACCGCCGTAGCCGAAATCGTCGGCTGCTATCTGCCCTACCTGTGGCTGCGCAAAGGCGGCAGTGCCTGGCTGCTGTTGCCGGCTGCACTGAGCCTGGCCGCGTTCGCTTGGCTGCTGAGCCTGCATCCCACCGCCTCGGGCCGCGTCTATGCGGCCTACGGCGGCGTCTACATCGCCGTGGCGATCTTCTGGCTGTGGTGGGTCGATTCGATCAAGCCCACGCGCTGGGACCTGTTCGGCGCCGGCCTGTGTCTGGCCGGGATGGCGGTGATCATGTTCTCGCCGCGGCCGGGTTGA
- a CDS encoding DMT family protein: MLADRLYPILLLLGSNIFMTFAWYGHLKYKSSPLVIAIAASWGIALFEYCLQVPANRMGSAVYSAPQLKGMQEVITLLVFAGFSAWYLGEPLKWNHWAGFGLIVVAAWLIFLE; the protein is encoded by the coding sequence ATGCTTGCCGACCGTCTCTACCCGATTTTGCTGCTGCTGGGCTCGAACATTTTCATGACCTTCGCCTGGTATGGACACCTGAAGTACAAGTCCTCGCCGCTGGTGATCGCCATCGCGGCCAGCTGGGGCATCGCCCTGTTCGAATACTGCCTGCAGGTGCCGGCCAACCGCATGGGCAGCGCGGTGTACTCCGCGCCGCAGCTCAAGGGCATGCAGGAGGTCATCACCCTGCTGGTGTTCGCCGGCTTCTCGGCCTGGTACCTGGGCGAGCCGCTGAAGTGGAACCACTGGGCCGGGTTCGGGCTGATCGTGGTGGCGGCCTGGTTGATCTTCTTGGAGTGA
- a CDS encoding DUF962 domain-containing protein — protein MASRFASFSEFYPFYLSEHSNRTSRRLHFIGSCGVLILFALAVVQARPWLLLAALLCGYGFAWVGHFFFEKNRPATFKYPFYSFAGDWVMFKDILTGKIKF, from the coding sequence ATGGCCAGCCGCTTCGCCAGCTTCAGCGAGTTCTATCCTTTTTATCTCAGCGAACACAGCAATCGCACCAGCCGGCGGCTGCATTTCATCGGCAGTTGCGGGGTGCTGATCCTGTTCGCGCTGGCCGTGGTCCAGGCGCGGCCGTGGCTGTTGCTGGCGGCGTTGTTGTGCGGCTACGGCTTCGCCTGGGTCGGGCACTTCTTTTTCGAGAAGAACCGGCCGGCGACGTTCAAGTACCCGTTCTATTCCTTCGCTGGCGATTGGGTGATGTTCAAGGACATCCTGACCGGGAAGATCAAGTTCTAG
- a CDS encoding DUF6053 domain-containing protein: MGGPSGPMLSAQIAANPPQT, translated from the coding sequence GTGGGAGGGCCTTCAGGCCCGATGCTCTCGGCTCAGATCGCGGCTAACCCGCCACAGACCTGA
- the bioA gene encoding adenosylmethionine--8-amino-7-oxononanoate transaminase: protein MLTEPGMAAADSWRERDLKVLWHPCTQMREHPHTLPLLPIASGRGPWLIGQDGKRYLDAISSWWTNIFGHAEPRIAQAIATQALTLEHVILAGCSHPPAVELAERLLAIAPRQDGRSPLSKVFYADNGSAGVEVALKMAFHWFRNRGVDSRTKFIALENGYHGETLGALAVGDIPLYRRIYAPLLAESIFAPSPDAYLCEPGESPADRARRAAQALRELLERHADEVCALILEPRVQCAGGMRMHDPLYLKLARELCDKHGVFLIADEIAVGFGRTGTMFASEQSGVMPDLLCLSKGLTGGALPLAAVLTTQDIYDGFLDDSRERAFLHSHSYTGNPLACAAALASLSIFRDDDVIARNRITSERMRQLAAPLADHEHVADVRQAGMIVAFELSRGGDKRKGFDPAQRIGLRAYRAALERGVLLRPLGDILYWMPPYSIDEEALQLLAATTRAAIDHAVQEADACA from the coding sequence ATGCTAACAGAGCCGGGCATGGCCGCGGCGGACTCCTGGCGCGAACGCGACCTGAAGGTGCTGTGGCACCCCTGCACGCAGATGCGCGAGCATCCCCACACACTGCCCTTGCTGCCGATCGCCAGCGGCCGCGGGCCCTGGCTGATCGGCCAGGACGGCAAACGCTATCTGGATGCGATTTCCAGTTGGTGGACGAATATTTTCGGCCACGCCGAGCCGCGCATCGCCCAGGCCATCGCCACCCAGGCGCTGACGCTGGAGCACGTGATCCTGGCCGGCTGCTCGCACCCGCCCGCGGTGGAGCTGGCCGAGCGCCTGCTCGCGATCGCGCCGCGCCAGGACGGGCGCTCGCCGCTGAGCAAGGTGTTCTACGCCGACAACGGCTCGGCCGGGGTCGAGGTCGCGCTTAAGATGGCCTTCCACTGGTTCCGCAATCGCGGCGTCGACAGCCGGACCAAGTTCATCGCCCTGGAAAACGGCTATCACGGCGAGACCCTGGGCGCGCTCGCGGTCGGCGACATTCCGCTGTACCGGCGCATTTACGCGCCGCTGCTGGCCGAGTCGATCTTCGCGCCCTCGCCCGACGCCTACCTGTGCGAACCCGGCGAAAGCCCGGCCGACCGCGCGCGCCGGGCCGCGCAGGCTTTGCGCGAACTGCTCGAACGCCATGCCGATGAAGTCTGCGCGCTGATCCTGGAGCCGCGCGTGCAGTGCGCCGGCGGCATGCGCATGCACGACCCGCTGTATCTCAAGCTGGCGCGCGAACTGTGCGACAAGCACGGCGTGTTCTTGATCGCGGACGAAATCGCGGTGGGCTTCGGTCGCACCGGCACCATGTTCGCCAGCGAGCAATCCGGAGTGATGCCCGATCTGCTGTGCCTGTCCAAGGGCCTGACCGGCGGCGCGCTGCCGCTGGCGGCGGTGCTGACCACGCAGGACATCTACGACGGCTTCCTCGACGACTCGCGCGAACGCGCGTTCCTGCATTCGCACAGCTACACCGGCAACCCGCTGGCGTGCGCGGCGGCGTTGGCGAGCCTGAGCATCTTCCGCGACGACGACGTGATCGCGCGCAACCGCATCACGTCCGAACGCATGCGCCAACTGGCCGCGCCGTTGGCCGATCACGAGCACGTCGCCGACGTGCGCCAGGCCGGGATGATCGTCGCCTTCGAACTCAGCCGCGGCGGCGACAAGCGCAAGGGCTTCGACCCGGCCCAGCGCATCGGCCTGCGCGCCTACCGCGCCGCGCTGGAACGCGGCGTGCTGCTGCGGCCGCTGGGCGACATCTTGTACTGGATGCCGCCGTATTCGATCGACGAAGAAGCCTTGCAACTGCTCGCCGCGACCACCCGCGCGGCGATCGACCACGCCGTGCAGGAGGCCGACGCATGCGCCTGA
- the nudE gene encoding ADP compounds hydrolase NudE, with protein sequence MSRRLPIIHSVTEHEAGPYRMELLDLEFSNGERRRYERLHGRNRAAGPGAVIVVPMLDADTVLLVREYAAGVHRYELGLVKGRIDAGEDAIEAANRELKEEAGYGARSLTVLRSLTLAPSYMSHQAHLVLARDLYPERLPGDEPEELEVVPFKLDDLHQLILREDFSEGRSIAALFIAREWLRNGEPAPPEAGAGGESPP encoded by the coding sequence ATGAGCCGACGGCTGCCGATCATCCACAGCGTCACCGAGCACGAGGCCGGCCCGTACCGGATGGAACTGCTCGACCTGGAATTCTCCAACGGCGAGCGCCGCCGCTACGAGCGCCTGCACGGCCGCAACCGCGCCGCCGGGCCCGGCGCGGTCATCGTCGTGCCGATGCTCGACGCCGACACCGTGCTGCTGGTGCGCGAGTACGCTGCCGGCGTGCACCGCTACGAGCTGGGCCTGGTCAAGGGCCGGATCGACGCCGGCGAGGACGCGATCGAGGCGGCCAACCGCGAACTCAAGGAGGAAGCCGGCTACGGCGCCCGTTCGCTGACCGTGCTGCGCTCGCTGACCCTGGCGCCCTCCTACATGAGCCATCAGGCCCATTTGGTGCTGGCGCGCGACCTCTACCCCGAGCGCTTGCCCGGCGATGAGCCGGAAGAACTGGAAGTGGTGCCGTTCAAGCTCGACGACCTGCACCAGCTGATCCTGCGCGAGGACTTCTCCGAAGGCCGCAGCATCGCCGCGCTGTTCATCGCCCGCGAGTGGCTGCGCAACGGCGAACCGGCGCCGCCGGAAGCCGGCGCCGGCGGCGAGTCGCCGCCATGA
- the cysQ gene encoding 3'(2'),5'-bisphosphate nucleotidase CysQ — translation MSLVPGLSDRELTEGAIEIARAAAAAILVVYDGEFEVERKADASPVTAADMAAHHVIVDGLARLTPDIPVLSEESADEVDLAQRRQWNRLWLVDPLDGTREFVKRNGEFSVNLALIEDGVAVFGLVLAPVGGALWYAQRGGAAFRRDGDLTTQVHAQVPPAQPMRVAASRSHHSQRSDDFLVRAHREAAGGIRMVSLGSSLKFCRIAEGSLDLYPRFGPTSEWDTAAGQCVLEAAGGALLDPQGRPFRYNQREHLLNGDFIALGDRALPWKEWRDG, via the coding sequence ATGAGTCTGGTCCCGGGTCTGAGCGATCGCGAATTGACCGAAGGCGCGATCGAAATCGCGCGCGCCGCGGCCGCGGCGATCCTGGTGGTCTACGACGGCGAATTCGAAGTCGAACGCAAGGCCGACGCCTCGCCGGTGACCGCCGCCGACATGGCCGCGCATCATGTGATCGTCGATGGTCTGGCGCGGCTGACTCCGGACATCCCGGTGCTGTCGGAAGAATCCGCCGACGAGGTCGATCTGGCCCAGCGCCGGCAGTGGAACCGTCTGTGGCTGGTCGATCCGCTCGACGGCACACGCGAGTTCGTCAAGCGCAACGGCGAGTTTTCGGTCAACCTGGCCTTGATCGAAGACGGCGTGGCGGTGTTCGGACTGGTGCTGGCGCCGGTCGGCGGCGCGCTGTGGTACGCGCAGCGCGGCGGCGCCGCGTTCCGCCGCGACGGCGACCTGACCACGCAAGTGCACGCGCAGGTACCGCCCGCGCAGCCGATGCGCGTGGCCGCCAGCCGCTCGCATCACAGCCAGCGCAGCGACGATTTCCTCGTCCGCGCCCATCGCGAGGCGGCCGGCGGCATCCGCATGGTCAGCCTGGGTTCGTCGTTGAAGTTCTGCCGCATCGCCGAAGGTTCGCTGGACTTGTATCCGCGTTTCGGCCCGACCAGCGAATGGGACACCGCGGCCGGGCAGTGCGTGCTGGAAGCCGCCGGCGGCGCCCTGCTGGACCCGCAGGGCCGGCCGTTCCGTTACAACCAGCGCGAGCATCTGCTCAACGGCGACTTCATCGCGCTGGGCGATCGCGCGTTGCCGTGGAAGGAGTGGCGAGATGGCTGA
- a CDS encoding 16S rRNA (uracil(1498)-N(3))-methyltransferase produces the protein MRLTRVHVDAQLAPGSEVVLPEGPATHLARVLRHEVGDACVLFNGDGRDYHGQISALGKREVRVRIDSAHQIERESPLRLHLLQGVARGEKMDLILQKATELGVSAVLPLWSQRSEVKLDEARAEKRLAHWRSVVASACEQSGRACLPEVAAPRSLAAVLAALPAGGARLILDPDGELAFATLALAFDAPVLLAIGPEGGWSPLDRQQLRDAGFQGLRLGPRILRTETAGLAAIAALQARFGDLA, from the coding sequence ATGCGCCTGACCCGAGTCCATGTCGATGCGCAGCTGGCGCCCGGCAGCGAAGTCGTCTTGCCGGAAGGCCCGGCCACTCACCTGGCGCGGGTGTTGCGGCACGAAGTCGGCGACGCCTGCGTGCTGTTCAACGGCGACGGCCGCGACTACCACGGCCAGATCAGCGCGCTGGGCAAGCGCGAAGTGCGGGTGCGGATCGACTCCGCGCACCAGATCGAACGCGAATCGCCGCTGCGCCTGCATCTGCTCCAGGGCGTGGCGCGCGGCGAAAAGATGGACCTGATCCTGCAGAAGGCCACCGAACTCGGCGTGAGCGCGGTGCTGCCGCTGTGGTCGCAGCGCAGCGAGGTCAAGCTCGACGAAGCGCGCGCGGAAAAACGCCTGGCGCACTGGCGCAGCGTGGTCGCCTCGGCTTGCGAACAAAGCGGCCGCGCCTGCCTGCCCGAGGTCGCCGCGCCGCGTTCGCTGGCGGCGGTGCTGGCGGCGTTGCCGGCCGGCGGGGCGCGCTTGATCCTCGATCCGGACGGCGAGTTGGCGTTCGCCACGCTCGCGCTCGCCTTTGATGCGCCGGTGCTGCTGGCGATCGGCCCGGAAGGCGGATGGTCCCCGCTCGACCGTCAGCAACTGCGCGATGCCGGTTTCCAGGGATTGCGGCTGGGCCCGCGCATCCTGCGCACCGAAACCGCCGGGCTGGCGGCGATCGCCGCGTTGCAGGCGCGCTTCGGCGATCTGGCCTGA
- the mazG gene encoding nucleoside triphosphate pyrophosphohydrolase, producing MAEVLNLPPGIAGLIEIMARLRDRERGCPWDIEQTFATIAPYTIEEAYEVADAIDRQDLASLKDELGDLLLQVVFHARMAQEQGEFAFDDVVAAISDKMLRRHPHVFGDASVEDADAQTVAWEELKRREREASGEADTSALAGIARGLPEWQRAVKLQKRAATVGFDWPEVTPVIAKLHEEIDEVRTEFDAVAAAPDDAAARDRLEDEIGDVLFVCANLARHGKVDVGTALRRANLKFERRFRAMELLAAQDGLSLAELPLEGQDAYWDKAKQAERGE from the coding sequence ATGGCTGAAGTATTGAACCTGCCGCCGGGCATCGCCGGCCTGATCGAGATCATGGCGCGCCTGCGCGATCGCGAGCGCGGCTGTCCGTGGGATATCGAACAGACCTTCGCCACGATCGCGCCGTACACGATCGAGGAAGCCTACGAAGTCGCCGACGCGATAGATCGCCAGGACCTGGCCTCGCTGAAGGACGAACTCGGCGACCTGCTGCTGCAGGTGGTGTTCCATGCGCGCATGGCGCAGGAGCAGGGCGAGTTCGCCTTCGACGACGTGGTCGCGGCGATCAGCGACAAGATGCTGCGCCGGCATCCGCACGTGTTCGGCGATGCCAGCGTCGAGGACGCCGATGCGCAGACCGTGGCCTGGGAAGAACTCAAGCGCCGCGAGCGCGAGGCCTCGGGCGAAGCCGACACCTCCGCGCTGGCCGGCATCGCCCGCGGCCTGCCGGAGTGGCAGCGCGCGGTGAAACTGCAAAAGCGCGCGGCCACGGTCGGCTTCGACTGGCCCGAGGTAACGCCGGTGATCGCCAAGCTGCACGAGGAGATCGACGAAGTGCGCACCGAGTTCGACGCGGTCGCGGCCGCGCCCGACGATGCCGCCGCGCGCGATCGGCTGGAGGACGAGATCGGCGACGTGCTGTTCGTCTGCGCCAATCTGGCCCGTCACGGCAAGGTCGATGTCGGTACCGCGCTGCGCCGGGCCAATCTCAAGTTCGAGCGGCGCTTCCGCGCGATGGAATTGCTGGCGGCGCAGGACGGTTTGTCCCTGGCCGAGCTGCCGCTGGAAGGGCAGGACGCGTATTGGGACAAGGCCAAGCAGGCCGAACGCGGCGAGTGA